The Halococcus saccharolyticus DSM 5350 genomic sequence GGAACGGGCCAAACGTCACGCTCTACGAACGAGATTTCGCCGAGATCTCAATTGGTATCGACGACACCGGCGAGTTCTCCATGACAGTGACCCGTCCGGAGACGGACCCGGAGGACCGACTGGCCACGTTCTGGTCGGCAATGAAGGAGCAGTCGTGATGGAGCTACTCGTCGCATTGCTCGTCGTCGTCAAGATTGCTGCTCTCGTCCTCGGGGGAGTCGTCTCGCTGATGGCGTACAGAGCCTACAACCGAACACGGATCGCTGGTCTCCAGTACTTTGCGGTGGGATTAGCGGTCATCACTCTCGGAACCGCTCTGGTCGGCGTGTTCCACCACATCGGCGGCGCTTCAGTCACCGCCGGAATGCTCCTCGAGAGCGTGATTATCTGTCTCGGGTTCGTCGTCATGATCGTTGGGCTTTACCGGACGTAGAATCCAATTCGTTCTCACCGAAGACCGCTATCTGGGTTGGCTTTCGAAACCACAGCTAGTTGTCCCACGTTTTGGGAACCTTCCATCGCTCCTTATCAGTCGCCATCGGAGAGAACGTATGGACTGGTCCGAAATCCCCATCACTCGATCCGATTCCGCAGCCACTCCCCTAACAGGTGGTGACGGTAACCGATGAAGCGGGAACTGACCTCTCGATACGCGGAGGTGCTCGCCTCGCGGAGCAAACTGATAATCGCTCTGTTGCTCGTCATCAGTGCCGTCGTTGGCGCTGGCGCGGTCGTCGGCACCACTGGAGAAGGAGAAATCGGCCAGGCCGGTATCGATTCCCCGGAGCAGGCGGCACTCGACCGCATCGAGGCGACGTACGAGACGGACGATGCGGTGGTTGCACAGGTCGTCGTCAGGGACGAGGGCGGTGACGTTCTCACCCGCGAGTCGCTACTCAAAAGCCTCCGTCTTCAGCAGGAGATCCGCGGAAACGAATCGATCAATGCGACGCTTCGTGACGAGACAGGGATGGTCGGCATCGAAAACGTGGTGGCGAACGTTGCATACGCTCACGAACAGAGCGCACGCGCCAACACGTCGGGTGCCAACGCCAGCTCTCGTGTGAGGGGCGGGAACAATATATCAGCGGCGCAGGGTCAGTCGTCAGCACCGACACTCGATCAGCAGATCACAGCACTTGAATCCAGCTCGGAAGAGCAAGTCGAGACGTATCTCAGCCGAATTCTCGACCCGGATGCGTCCGTTCCGGGCAGCGACCCAACCGAATTCCTGCCAACGAATTACGAACCGGGGACAACGCAAGCCGACGCGAGAACTACCCTCGTCTTCCAGCAGAACCCGAGCGGTTCAGCGACGACCACCCAAGCAGTGAACGATGCGCAGGTGGCCATCGACTCGCTGGTAGAGAACCGCTTCGCCGATGCGTTCGTGTTCGGACAAGGTATCATCGACGAGGAGTCCTCGCAAGCCATTGGCGATAGTTTCACCATCATCACGCCGGTCGCAATCGTCCTCCTCCTCGTGGTCCTCGCGATTGCCTACCGCGACCTCGTGGACGTTCTCGTGAGCGTCTTCGGTGTCGGCGTCGTGATGGTCTGGTACGCTGGCATACAGGGCTGGCTCGGGATTCCATCGAATTCGACCCTGATCGCCGTGCCGTTCTTGCTCATCGGCCTGAGTATCGATTACTCGCTCCACGTCGTCATGCGCTACCGCGAGGCGCGAGAGGGGACACTCGACACCGACGACGAAACAGTGGATCGGCGCGATCCCACGACTGCGATGCGTGTCGGGATTGCTGGCGTCGTCCTCGCGTTAGCTACCGCCGCGTTCTCGACAGCGGTCGGGTTTCTCTCGAACTACGTCAGTCCGCTGGAATCGATTCAGGA encodes the following:
- a CDS encoding DUF7521 family protein; this translates as MELLVALLVVVKIAALVLGGVVSLMAYRAYNRTRIAGLQYFAVGLAVITLGTALVGVFHHIGGASVTAGMLLESVIICLGFVVMIVGLYRT